A region of Mammaliicoccus sp. Dog046 DNA encodes the following proteins:
- the pknB gene encoding Stk1 family PASTA domain-containing Ser/Thr kinase, producing the protein MIGRKIAGRYEFVKYLGGGGMSNVYLAKDNILNREVAIKVINIPPYEKEKTVERFEREVQNTTILSHSNIVNVLDVEEDDDCYYLVMEYINGPTLKEYLCKEGKLSADEAVEMTLQILKGIAHAHHHRIIHRDIKPQNILMTENGTLKVLDFGIARALSETAMTETNHVMGSVQYLSPEQAKGQSTDESSDIYSIGIVLYELLTGHPPFNGETPVSVAIKHIQEELPSVRKERPSVPQSIENIIMKATRKEKSQRYRDTNEMYYDLLTALDEERKNETPMFAASDETKTIPIVTSNKDDQTKPVQVPLAQQYNQEQEQKEEKKHSGKLNKWLIIFVPILLVCMLFGAIAFALTAPKYEDVPNLLGKSRGEAIALLDEKGLRKGKVTTDYSNSFKEGEVMKVNPKVGTKVKEMSKVNLVISKGVKTFTVEDYVGESADKIKKKLEKQGFESVRIKEQYDKADSGTIINQNIEPGSKVVPKDSLIILTKSVGVEQVYVKDYTGEDIGSATAELEEAGFKVETKEVDSDQPSDTIVKQSFKDGQLPVDSTIYFDVSNGKNDDDDSDKEKSSDKKDDKSKDDKNSMTDKTYTQTVYIPFTGSDSKKSQKVEIFVKDKSHDIGEASQTFTIKKDTTKSINFTIPKGESAEYRVEVDGKEIEGNTIDYDDF; encoded by the coding sequence ATGATAGGTCGTAAAATCGCCGGTCGCTATGAATTTGTGAAATACTTAGGTGGCGGTGGTATGAGTAATGTTTATTTAGCGAAAGATAATATCTTGAATCGTGAAGTTGCAATAAAAGTTATCAATATACCACCATATGAAAAAGAAAAAACAGTCGAGCGTTTTGAACGTGAAGTTCAAAATACGACAATACTGAGTCATAGTAATATCGTCAATGTCTTAGATGTTGAAGAAGATGATGATTGTTATTATTTAGTTATGGAATATATCAATGGTCCAACATTGAAAGAGTACTTATGTAAAGAAGGTAAATTATCTGCTGATGAAGCAGTTGAAATGACGCTTCAAATATTAAAAGGTATTGCACATGCACACCATCATAGAATTATTCATAGAGACATCAAACCGCAGAATATATTAATGACAGAGAATGGCACACTTAAGGTGTTGGATTTTGGAATTGCACGTGCATTAAGTGAAACGGCAATGACTGAAACAAACCATGTCATGGGATCTGTACAATATCTATCTCCAGAACAAGCTAAAGGACAGTCTACGGACGAATCTTCAGATATATATTCAATAGGAATTGTGTTATATGAATTGTTGACGGGGCATCCACCATTTAATGGGGAAACACCTGTGAGTGTCGCAATAAAGCACATACAAGAAGAACTACCTTCTGTTCGTAAAGAACGTCCATCAGTACCACAAAGTATTGAGAACATCATTATGAAAGCAACACGTAAAGAGAAGTCTCAGAGATATCGTGATACGAACGAAATGTATTATGATTTATTAACAGCATTAGACGAAGAAAGAAAAAATGAGACACCAATGTTTGCTGCAAGTGATGAAACAAAGACAATTCCAATTGTGACATCAAATAAAGATGATCAAACAAAGCCAGTACAAGTACCATTAGCGCAACAATATAATCAAGAGCAAGAACAGAAAGAAGAAAAGAAACATAGCGGTAAGTTAAATAAATGGCTGATTATATTTGTACCGATATTGCTCGTTTGTATGCTTTTTGGTGCAATTGCATTTGCACTGACAGCACCTAAATATGAAGATGTTCCTAATTTGTTAGGTAAATCAAGAGGCGAAGCAATTGCATTACTTGATGAAAAAGGGCTGCGTAAAGGCAAAGTAACTACGGATTATAGTAATAGCTTCAAAGAAGGTGAAGTTATGAAAGTGAATCCTAAAGTTGGCACGAAAGTGAAAGAAATGTCTAAAGTCAATCTTGTTATATCAAAAGGTGTCAAGACCTTCACGGTCGAGGATTATGTTGGCGAATCAGCTGATAAAATCAAGAAGAAGCTTGAGAAACAAGGATTTGAATCCGTTCGCATTAAAGAACAATATGATAAAGCAGACAGCGGCACAATCATAAATCAAAATATTGAACCTGGAAGTAAAGTCGTACCAAAAGATTCACTCATTATACTTACTAAATCAGTTGGTGTTGAACAAGTGTATGTCAAAGATTACACAGGTGAAGATATAGGTTCTGCAACAGCAGAATTAGAAGAAGCCGGTTTTAAAGTGGAAACGAAAGAGGTTGATAGTGATCAACCTTCAGATACAATTGTTAAACAATCATTCAAAGACGGTCAATTGCCAGTAGATTCTACAATTTACTTTGATGTATCGAATGGTAAAAATGACGATGACGATTCAGATAAAGAAAAATCTAGTGATAAAAAAGACGACAAGTCAAAAGATGACAAAAATAGTATGACTGACAAAACGTATACACAAACTGTTTATATACCATTTACAGGTTCGGATAGTAAAAAAAGTCAGAAAGTTGAAATCTTTGTAAAAGATAAATCACATGATATTGGTGAAGCGTCACAAACATTTACAATTAAAAAAGATACAACGAAAAGTATAAACTTTACGATTCCAAAAGGTGAATCTGCAGAATACCGAGTAGAAGTAGATGGCAAAGAAATCGAAGGTAATACAATCGATTATGACGATTTCTAG
- a CDS encoding Stp1/IreP family PP2C-type Ser/Thr phosphatase: MMEARFFTDVGQFREQNEDAGGIYINQTGQELLVICDGMGGHAAGEVASQFVNNSLKDRFEQENFVEYDRAEDWLNANLADINRQLYNESMDNEAYRGMGTTCVCVLIYEKDIVVANIGDSRAYLVNNREMLQLTNDHTFVNHLVTIGEITKEDAYTHPQRNIITKVMGTDKRVKPDIFYYNTKYYDYLLLNSDGLTDYLREAEVQDIIMTHEGTTEDIGNSLIESTIEAEGKDNISLVLCPFEGGKI, from the coding sequence ATCATGGAAGCACGTTTTTTTACTGATGTCGGTCAATTTCGAGAACAAAATGAAGATGCAGGTGGCATTTATATAAACCAAACGGGTCAAGAATTACTTGTGATTTGTGATGGTATGGGTGGTCACGCTGCGGGTGAAGTTGCTAGTCAATTTGTGAATAACTCGCTTAAAGATAGATTTGAGCAGGAGAATTTTGTTGAATATGACCGTGCTGAAGATTGGTTAAATGCTAATTTAGCAGACATCAATAGACAACTATATAACGAATCTATGGACAACGAAGCATATAGAGGTATGGGTACAACTTGCGTATGTGTATTAATCTATGAAAAAGATATCGTTGTGGCTAATATAGGTGATTCACGTGCTTACTTGGTTAATAATCGTGAAATGCTACAGTTAACGAATGATCATACATTTGTTAACCATCTTGTTACAATTGGAGAAATTACGAAAGAAGATGCTTATACACATCCTCAACGAAATATTATTACAAAAGTAATGGGTACGGATAAGAGAGTGAAACCAGATATATTCTATTATAATACTAAATATTATGACTATCTTTTATTAAATTCAGATGGTTTAACGGATTATTTAAGAGAAGCCGAGGTACAAGATATTATTATGACGCATGAAGGTACGACAGAAGACATTGGTAATTCATTAATTGAATCAACAATTGAAGCTGAAGGTAAAGATAATATTTCGCTAGTATTATGCCCATTTGAAGGTGGGAAAATATGA
- the rlmN gene encoding 23S rRNA (adenine(2503)-C(2))-methyltransferase RlmN — protein sequence MPAIQKKRNKFMPNFEKPSIYSLKLGDIEDWLIDQSEPKFRAKQIFDWLYVKRVDSFNEMTNLSKELREKLIHSFEITTLEVAVKQESKDGTIKFLFELQDGYTIETVLMRHEYGNSVCVTTQVGCRIGCTFCASSIGGLKRNLEAGEIVAQVLTVQKALDETDERVSQVVIMGIGEPFENYDEMMGFLKIINHDKGLNIGARHITVSTSGIVPKIYDFADESLQINFALSLHAADNETRSRLMPINRAYDLDKLMEAIEYYVNKTNRRITFEYGLFGGVNDQVHHARALAKLIKHLNCHVNLIPVNHVPERDYVKTSKEDIFKFEKELKRNGINATIRRNQGADIDAACGQLRAKERKEETR from the coding sequence ATGCCTGCAATACAGAAAAAACGCAATAAGTTTATGCCAAACTTTGAAAAACCTTCAATTTATTCTTTAAAGTTAGGAGATATTGAAGATTGGTTAATTGATCAATCAGAACCAAAATTTAGAGCGAAACAAATCTTTGATTGGTTATATGTTAAAAGAGTAGATTCATTTAATGAAATGACTAACTTATCAAAAGAATTAAGAGAAAAATTAATCCATTCATTTGAAATCACTACATTAGAGGTAGCGGTAAAACAAGAAAGTAAAGATGGTACAATCAAATTCCTATTTGAACTACAAGATGGATATACGATTGAAACGGTGTTAATGAGACACGAATACGGTAATTCTGTATGTGTAACAACACAAGTAGGTTGTCGTATTGGTTGTACATTCTGTGCATCATCAATCGGTGGTTTGAAACGTAATTTAGAAGCAGGAGAAATTGTTGCGCAAGTACTAACTGTACAAAAAGCATTAGATGAAACTGACGAAAGAGTAAGCCAAGTCGTTATTATGGGTATTGGTGAACCATTTGAAAATTATGATGAAATGATGGGCTTCTTAAAAATTATAAATCATGATAAAGGATTAAATATTGGTGCACGTCATATAACAGTGTCAACATCAGGTATTGTTCCTAAAATTTATGATTTTGCAGATGAATCTTTACAAATTAACTTTGCATTGAGTTTACATGCTGCAGATAATGAAACGCGTTCAAGATTAATGCCTATTAACAGAGCATACGATTTAGATAAATTAATGGAAGCAATTGAATACTATGTAAATAAAACAAATCGTCGTATTACTTTTGAATATGGTTTATTTGGTGGCGTGAATGATCAAGTTCATCATGCACGTGCATTAGCTAAATTAATTAAACATTTAAACTGTCACGTAAACTTAATTCCTGTTAACCACGTACCAGAAAGAGATTACGTGAAAACATCAAAAGAAGATATCTTTAAATTTGAAAAAGAATTAAAAAGAAATGGCATAAATGCTACAATAAGACGTAATCAAGGTGCAGATATTGATGCTGCATGTGGACAACTGAGAGCAAAAGAGCGAAAAGAAGAAACGAGGTAA
- the rsmB gene encoding 16S rRNA (cytosine(967)-C(5))-methyltransferase RsmB yields MMKNNVRYVALTILDDVLTGEAYSNLQLNEAIKNEAISKKDVGLLTELVYGTLQRKITLEYYIEPFIQTKLKGWMKRLLIMSAYQFVYLDKIPNHAIINEAVNIAKDRGDLHNSKAINAILRNFMSTPLRTLDEIKHDDKRLSIEGSVPLWLAKHWITHFGYEKTREMCLLSLTPPDTTVRVNTTRISVDEAVERLQSNGYTVERDSDIERCIHIKGEPIVNDRLFKDGLLSVQDKSSMFVAEILNAKENSTVLDTCSAPGGKTCHIAEKLNQTGQVDAYDIYPHKIDLIDFNVKKLRLTNVNTDVHDATQPFDKTYDYVLVDAPCSGFGVMRRKPEIKYDKTTKDVEALWHLQVKILENASKSLAPGGELVYSTCTIEQMENENVVYTFLKANPEFEFAPFIDPRTQNETKTLQLLPQDYNSDGFFITKIKRKER; encoded by the coding sequence ATGATGAAAAACAATGTAAGATATGTGGCTTTAACAATATTAGACGATGTACTGACTGGTGAAGCATACAGTAATCTTCAATTGAATGAAGCAATTAAGAACGAAGCCATTTCAAAAAAAGACGTAGGTTTATTAACTGAACTTGTATACGGTACGTTACAACGAAAAATTACATTAGAATACTACATTGAACCGTTTATTCAAACAAAATTAAAAGGTTGGATGAAACGTCTCCTTATTATGAGTGCATATCAATTTGTATACTTAGATAAAATACCGAATCATGCAATTATTAATGAAGCTGTAAATATTGCTAAGGATCGTGGGGATTTGCATAATAGTAAAGCAATCAATGCGATTTTAAGAAACTTTATGTCGACTCCATTAAGAACGTTAGATGAAATTAAACATGATGATAAACGCTTATCAATTGAAGGAAGTGTTCCTTTATGGTTAGCTAAACATTGGATCACGCACTTTGGTTATGAAAAAACGAGAGAAATGTGTTTATTAAGTTTAACGCCACCAGATACAACTGTACGTGTGAATACAACTAGAATTTCAGTAGATGAAGCAGTGGAAAGATTGCAATCTAATGGATATACAGTTGAAAGAGATAGCGATATCGAAAGATGTATACACATTAAAGGCGAACCAATTGTTAATGACCGATTATTCAAAGATGGTTTATTATCTGTACAAGATAAGAGTTCAATGTTTGTAGCGGAAATATTGAATGCGAAAGAAAACAGTACAGTTTTAGATACATGTAGTGCACCAGGTGGTAAAACGTGTCATATCGCTGAAAAATTAAATCAAACGGGTCAAGTTGATGCTTATGATATTTACCCTCATAAAATTGATTTAATTGATTTTAATGTCAAAAAGTTAAGATTAACGAATGTAAATACTGATGTACATGATGCAACGCAACCATTTGATAAAACGTATGATTATGTACTTGTAGATGCACCTTGTAGTGGTTTTGGTGTAATGAGAAGAAAACCTGAAATCAAATATGATAAGACGACTAAAGATGTCGAAGCACTATGGCATTTACAAGTCAAAATATTAGAAAATGCCAGCAAATCACTAGCACCAGGCGGCGAACTTGTGTATTCAACTTGTACAATTGAACAAATGGAAAATGAAAATGTCGTTTATACATTTTTAAAAGCAAATCCAGAATTTGAATTTGCACCATTCATTGATCCAAGAACACAAAATGAAACAAAAACATTACAATTATTGCCTCAAGATTATAACTCAGATGGCTTCTTTATAACTAAAATTAAGAGAAAGGAAAGATAA
- the fmt gene encoding methionyl-tRNA formyltransferase: protein MSKIVFMGTPDFSTGILEMLIEEHEVIAVVTQPDRPVGRKKVLTPPPVKSVALKHDIPVYQPEKLNHSTELDEIIALEPDLIVTAAFGQLLPKALLEAPKYKAINVHASLLPKYRGGAPIHYAVMNGEEKTGVTIMYMAEKLDAGNIISQDEVMIKENDTVGDVHDQLAVLGTALLKRTLPTIFNGTNESIPQDESLVSFASNISREDERIDWTQNAENIHNHIRGLSPWPVAYTTMNDKNLKLWKSEVVKDVNGEPGEIVETTKELIIVATGSNDGVGLREIQLAGKKRVQARDYLSGLQTKIDGTKLI, encoded by the coding sequence ATGAGTAAGATTGTATTTATGGGGACACCTGATTTTTCGACAGGAATATTAGAAATGCTTATTGAAGAACATGAAGTTATTGCTGTTGTAACACAACCTGATCGTCCTGTAGGTAGAAAGAAAGTCTTAACGCCTCCACCAGTTAAATCAGTCGCTTTAAAACATGATATTCCAGTTTATCAACCGGAAAAGTTAAATCATTCTACAGAATTAGATGAAATTATAGCTTTAGAACCTGATTTAATCGTAACTGCTGCATTTGGTCAACTATTGCCAAAAGCATTACTAGAAGCACCGAAATATAAAGCAATTAATGTGCATGCTTCATTGTTACCAAAATATAGAGGTGGCGCGCCAATTCATTATGCTGTAATGAATGGTGAAGAGAAAACAGGTGTCACAATTATGTATATGGCTGAGAAGCTAGATGCCGGTAATATCATTAGTCAAGATGAAGTAATGATTAAAGAAAATGATACAGTAGGAGATGTTCATGATCAACTAGCAGTACTTGGTACAGCATTATTGAAACGAACTTTACCTACTATTTTTAATGGAACAAACGAAAGTATTCCTCAAGATGAATCACTTGTGAGCTTTGCATCTAATATTTCACGTGAAGATGAAAGAATAGATTGGACGCAAAATGCTGAAAATATTCATAATCACATTAGAGGTCTTTCTCCATGGCCAGTCGCTTATACGACAATGAACGATAAGAATTTAAAACTATGGAAAAGTGAAGTTGTGAAAGATGTGAATGGAGAACCGGGTGAAATCGTTGAAACAACGAAAGAATTAATAATCGTTGCAACTGGATCTAATGATGGCGTTGGGTTAAGAGAAATTCAACTGGCTGGTAAAAAAAGAGTACAAGCACGTGATTATTTAAGTGGATTACAAACAAAAATTGATGGGACTAAATTAATATGA
- the def gene encoding peptide deformylase — protein MAVKPLVTVPNTLLNREVKDVVAFDESLKELIADLEDTMFENDGVGIAAPQIGVDRKVAIVDMEQEGILQLINPSIVSQSEEKESDVEGCLSIPGVFGLVNRSKMIVVKSNDLNGNEVELTAYDDVARIILHEVDHLYGELFTDKMTREVSEAELEEMYEDE, from the coding sequence ATGGCTGTAAAACCACTTGTTACGGTACCAAATACATTATTAAATAGAGAAGTTAAAGATGTTGTTGCTTTTGATGAATCTTTAAAAGAATTGATTGCTGATTTAGAGGATACAATGTTTGAAAATGATGGTGTTGGTATTGCTGCACCACAAATTGGTGTTGACCGCAAAGTAGCAATTGTTGATATGGAGCAAGAAGGTATTTTGCAGTTGATCAATCCTTCGATCGTGTCACAATCAGAAGAAAAAGAATCAGATGTTGAAGGTTGCTTAAGCATACCTGGCGTATTTGGATTAGTTAATAGAAGTAAAATGATTGTTGTTAAAAGTAACGATTTAAATGGTAATGAAGTTGAGTTAACAGCTTACGATGATGTTGCTCGAATCATCTTACATGAAGTGGATCATTTATATGGTGAATTATTTACTGATAAGATGACGAGAGAAGTAAGTGAAGCTGAACTAGAGGAGATGTATGAAGATGAGTAA